A genomic segment from Cricetulus griseus strain 17A/GY chromosome 8, alternate assembly CriGri-PICRH-1.0, whole genome shotgun sequence encodes:
- the Bid gene encoding BH3-interacting domain death agonist, whose translation MDSQVSNGSGLDTEHITNLLVFGFLQNSKYHFHRELEVLGQELPVPVYLDADEDELQTDGSRASRSYHGRIQPDSESQEDVIQRIAHHLAQVGDELNHSIQPTLVRQLAAQFMNVSLSEEDRRNCLAKALDEVKTAFPRDMENEKAMLIMTLLLAKSVASHEPSLLRDVFRTTVNFINQNLFTSVRNLLRNGMD comes from the exons ATGGACTCTCAG GTCAGCAACGGCTCGGGCCTGGATACTGAGCACATCACAAACCTGCTGGTGTTTGGCTTCCTCCAAAACTCTAAGTATCATTTCCACCGAGAGCTGGAGGTACTGGGTCAGGAACTGCCCGTGCCAGTTTACCTGGATGCGGACGAGGACGAGCTGCAGACCGACGGCAGCCGGGCCAGCCGTTCCTACCATGGAAGAATACAGCCAG ATTCTGAAAGCCAGGAAGATGTCATCCAAAGAATTGCCCATCATCTCGCTCAAGTAGGCGATGAGTTGAACCACAGCATCCAGCCCACACTGGTGAGACAGCTGGCGGCCCAGTTCATGAACGTCAGCCTGTCGGAGGAA GACAGACGGAACTGCCTGGCCAAAGCCCTCGATGAGGTGAAGACGGCCTTCCCTAGAGACATGGAGAATGAAAAGGCCATGCTGATAATGACCTTGCTGCTGGCCAAAAGCGTGGCCAGTCATGAGCCGTCCTTGCTCCGTGATGTCTTCCGAACGACAGTGAACTTTATTAACCAGAATTTATTCACCTCTGTGAGGAACTTACTTAGGAAT GGGATGGACTGA